GCGGTCAATGGATGATCCGACCCTGTCAGTCCAATGGTGGAATGCCCCGGAATCCTTCAACCTGGGCCGCGCAGAGAACACCCTCATCGGGCTGTCCCAAAAATTCCCTTTTCCCGGAAAACTCGCTCTGAAGGAACAAGTGGCCAGTCGGTCGGCCGACATGACGGAGCAGGCTGTGCGCGCCAAGGAGCGGGACCTCATCGCCCGCCTCAAGCAGACCTACTACGATCTGTTCCTTGCCCATAAGGCGATCCAGATTCACCATGAGCAGATTGACTTGCTCAAACAGTTTTTCGAGATCACCAACGCGAAGTTTCGGGCAGGGAAAGGCAGCCAGGTCGATGTGCTCAAGGCCCAGGTCGAGCTGTCCACCCTGCACCAACAACTCCCTGTCCTGGAACAACGCCGTGACACCGCCCAGGGCAAGCTGAACATGCTGCTGGATCGGGATCCACGGTTTCCGCTGGCGCCTCCACAGGAGCCGCGTGAAGGGCGGTTTGACCAGGACCTTGAAGATCTCTATCACGCGGCGACGACCGCTAGACCCGAGCTCAAAGCTGCGGATTTGGCTATCCAACGGAATGAGCAGTCGCGTGCGCTGGCACTCCGCGAGTACTACCCGGATATCAACGTGGGTGTTCAGCGCTTTCAAAACTTTCAGGCTCCCAACGGGTTCGGCGCGGTGGTGTCGATCAACCTCCCCTTCGCGTTCTGGACCAAGCCGAAGTATGACGCGGGGGTGCAGGAGGCGGCGGCGGCGGTCGCGGCCGCGCGCGCAGAGCATCGCACCCTGGAAAACCTCACCCGCTTCCAGATCCGGGATCTGCTGGCCAAAGTCCGAGCCAGTTGGGAGGTGGCCGTGCTGTACCGAACCACCGTGTTGCCGCAAGCTGAACAAGGCGTGGAGGCCGCACGGGCAGGCTATCGGACAGGGAGAACCGGCTTTTTGGATCTAATCGAGGCCGATCGGGCCTGGCGAGGATTTCAGCTTGAATACTACCGAGCACTCGTCGAGCGGGAGCATCGCTTGGCTGAACTCGAACAGGTGATTGGCGCTGATCTGAATGGAAACAGCTAAGAAGGGAGGAATGTGTCATGAATCACGACATGCACAGAAAGGGTCTGGTTGCGAGTGTTGCAGCCGTCAGCCTGTTGGTCGGAATCATCGCCGGATTCTTCGCCGCGCATCGGATGATGGGCGACATGTTCGGGATGACTACGGGGAAAGGGGGCATCTCGGGATCCTTAGAGCGGGCGGGTGAGATGAGAGACATGGAGCAGATGGATATGAAGGCGATGGCTCCGGCGGGCGCGAAATCTATGGAAGGAATGGAAGGCATGCCCGCAGCGCCGTCCGGGGCTGTGGTGGTTCCGGCTGTGATGAGACAGTTGATCGGAGTGCGGAGCGCCCAGGCTGCCCGCGCGACGTTGGAGCAGGAAATTCGTACCGTCGGCACGGTCGGCTATGACGAACGCGGGTTCACGCAGGTCACGCTGAAAATTTCCGGGTGGGTGCGAGAGGTCTTCGTCAATTCGATCGGTCGACCAGTACGCAAAGGCGAACCACTCTTTACCCTCTATTCGCCGGATCTCCTGATCACGCAGGATGAGTATCTCTTAGCCTTGAAAACGCAGGCCCAACTGACAGCCAGTCCGCTCGCCGAGGCCAAGGCCAACGCGGGCGCCCTCGTGGCCAGCGCGCGGGAGCGTCTCCGGCTCTGGGATTTGACCGAAGAGCAGATTATAGCCCTGGAGCGTCGCGGCAAAGCTGAGCCGAGCCTCACCGTCTATGCGCCGGCCTCCGGCATCGTTCTCAAACGAGAAGCTGTGCCGGGGAAATATGTAGAGCCGGGAACGGCATTGTATGAGGTGGCCGATCTGTCCAGGGTGTGGATCTCTGCTGATATCTATGAGTCCGAGGTGAAGGCCGTGACACTCAATCAACAAGCCTCCGTGACGCTCGCGGCTTACCCGGGAGAAACCTTTCCGGGCACGGTGGCGTATATCTATCCGACACTGAATGCCGAGGCGCGCACGGTACGAGTGCGGCTGGAATTGCCGAATCCCGGGCTGAAGCTGAAGCCGGGCATGTTTGGCAACGTCAGGTTGCAAACCGAGGTGGTCAAGACCCTCGTCGTGCCCAAGGAAGCGGTGTTGGAGACGGGGCTTCGTCAACTCGTGTTTATGGACAGGGGGCAAGGTCGCTATGAGCCGGCGTCAGTCAAGCTGGGGCGTCGAAGTCAGGATGACGTGGAAGTATTGGAGGGACTGAAAGAAGGAGATCAGATTGTGACCTCGGCCAATTTTTTGTTGGACGCAGAGAGCAAGCTGGCCTCGGCCTCGAGCATGCAGGCCATGATGGGTCGGATCGGCATGGCCGATTGGCAAATGCGCGGCGCATATGAGGGCAAGATGGAAGGGATGGACATGGGCAGCATGAAAGGAATGGAGGGTATGAGCGGAATGCCGGGCATGGCTTCGGGCTCAGCCAAAGCCATCACTGAAACTCGCAAGGTAGCGGGATACGTGCTGACCTTCACGACCATTCCCGAAACGCCCAAGGCCGGTGACGTGCTGCTCCGGCTCAATGTGATAGATCAGGCCGGCAAGCCGGTGACCAATGCGCAAGTATTCTTTGTCTATACCATGCCGATGCCGGGGATGACCGATTCCAAGGCGACGGCTCGCCACACCAAAGAGGGGCTCTACGAAGGGACGGTGCTGTTCGGCATGGGCGGCACCTGGGTGGTGACGGTCAACGTGACGATTCCGGGACGACCATCGATCGTAGAAAAGTTTCAGTTCTCGGTCGCCGGCGGGGGTATGTAATCC
This is a stretch of genomic DNA from Nitrospira lenta. It encodes these proteins:
- a CDS encoding TolC family protein, translated to MKWNTRRQGVTVASVLVLCFTSALSRAQDPDSVLRNTLVLPELVQEALARNPEIVAARKQWDAATNRITQARSMDDPTLSVQWWNAPESFNLGRAENTLIGLSQKFPFPGKLALKEQVASRSADMTEQAVRAKERDLIARLKQTYYDLFLAHKAIQIHHEQIDLLKQFFEITNAKFRAGKGSQVDVLKAQVELSTLHQQLPVLEQRRDTAQGKLNMLLDRDPRFPLAPPQEPREGRFDQDLEDLYHAATTARPELKAADLAIQRNEQSRALALREYYPDINVGVQRFQNFQAPNGFGAVVSINLPFAFWTKPKYDAGVQEAAAAVAAARAEHRTLENLTRFQIRDLLAKVRASWEVAVLYRTTVLPQAEQGVEAARAGYRTGRTGFLDLIEADRAWRGFQLEYYRALVEREHRLAELEQVIGADLNGNS
- a CDS encoding efflux RND transporter periplasmic adaptor subunit, translated to MNHDMHRKGLVASVAAVSLLVGIIAGFFAAHRMMGDMFGMTTGKGGISGSLERAGEMRDMEQMDMKAMAPAGAKSMEGMEGMPAAPSGAVVVPAVMRQLIGVRSAQAARATLEQEIRTVGTVGYDERGFTQVTLKISGWVREVFVNSIGRPVRKGEPLFTLYSPDLLITQDEYLLALKTQAQLTASPLAEAKANAGALVASARERLRLWDLTEEQIIALERRGKAEPSLTVYAPASGIVLKREAVPGKYVEPGTALYEVADLSRVWISADIYESEVKAVTLNQQASVTLAAYPGETFPGTVAYIYPTLNAEARTVRVRLELPNPGLKLKPGMFGNVRLQTEVVKTLVVPKEAVLETGLRQLVFMDRGQGRYEPASVKLGRRSQDDVEVLEGLKEGDQIVTSANFLLDAESKLASASSMQAMMGRIGMADWQMRGAYEGKMEGMDMGSMKGMEGMSGMPGMASGSAKAITETRKVAGYVLTFTTIPETPKAGDVLLRLNVIDQAGKPVTNAQVFFVYTMPMPGMTDSKATARHTKEGLYEGTVLFGMGGTWVVTVNVTIPGRPSIVEKFQFSVAGGGM